In Syngnathus acus chromosome 5, fSynAcu1.2, whole genome shotgun sequence, a genomic segment contains:
- the srsf3a gene encoding serine/arginine-rich splicing factor 3a produces MGDPSFNRDCPLDCKVYVGNLGNNGNKAELESAFGYFGPLRSVWVARNPPGFAFVEFEDPRDASDAVRELDGRSMCGCQVRVELSTGEKRSRSRGPPPSWSRYSRDEGRRRSPARRRSPRRRSLSRSRSRSLSRDRRRYRSTSRDKTRKRSRSFSRSRSRSRSNDRK; encoded by the exons ATGGGAG ACCCTTCTTTCAACAGAGACTGCCCCCTGGACTGCAAAGTTTACGTTGGGAATCTTGGAAACAATGGCAATAAGGCAGAGTTGGAATCAGCATTTGGATACTTTGGTCCTTTAAGAAGTGTTTGGGTCGCCAGGAACCCACCAGGCTTTGCTTTTGTTGAGTTTGAAGATCCAAGAGATGCCTCTGATGCTGTGAGAGAGCTGGATGGAAG ATCCATGTGTGGATGTCAAGTCCGTGTTGAGTTATCCACCGGGGAAAAGCGTTCGAGAAGCCGTGGTCCTCCTCCGTCCTGGAGTCGATACTCGAGAGATGAGGGCAGGCGTCGCTCGCCAGCTCGACGCAG ATCCCCTCGGAGGAGAAGCCTGAGCCGCAGTCGCAGCAG GTCTCTTTCGCGAGACAGACGCAGATATCGGTCTACTTCCAGAGACAAGACCCGTAAGCGCTCAAGATCATTCTCGCGGTCAAGGAG CCGCTCTCGTTCTAATGACAGGAAATGA
- the fkbp5 gene encoding peptidyl-prolyl cis-trans isomerase FKBP5 isoform X1 — protein MTTDQESSTDGPSMAVTFAAKGTDITPTKDQGIIKVVKRQGHGECPMIGDRVTIHYTGRLLTGKKFDCSRDRKESFSFNVGKRQVLKAWDIGVLSMQRGELCTLLCKPEYAYGPAGNSDKIPPNSSVLFEIELLKFNFGETLTDDGGLVRRIKVKGDSYLNPNDGAVVDVHLEGSCDGRLFDIRDVSFVVSESEDKGVPLGVDRAMEKMQKGECCILYLTPKYAYGRKGKPDFKIGPDKDIVYEVTLKGFKRAREYWQMDLQEKLSLALEIKQKGNQYYKAGHYYYAVIQYERIVSWFEMEFGKGVEQQRQIRDFLLSAHLNLALCLLRIQDFSLVVENCNKAIELDESNEKALYRRGEARLLRNEFTLALADFQHVLQVNPANRAARSQISNCQSKIKEYNELDKRIYANMFQKFAEHDTKQQDGRTRRKCDNSVRSTMNEEPGIKRRRSQDRPS, from the exons ATGACAACTGATCAAGAAAGTTCCACGGATGGGCCCTCGATGGCTGTTACGTTTGCAGCAAAGGGCACGGACATAACCCCTACAAAAGACCAAGGAATAATCAAG GTTGTCAAGCGGCAAGGGCATGGAGAATGCCCAATGATTGGGGACAGAGTGACAATCCATTACACTGGACGTCTCCTCACTGGAAAGAAGTTTGACTGTAGCCGAGATCGTAAGGAGTCGTTTTCCTTCAATGTTGGCAAGA GACAAGTTCTCAAAGCATGGGATATTGGCGTGTTATCAATGCAAAGAGGAGAGCTGTGCACGTTGCTGTGTAAACCAGAGTACGCTTACGGCCCCGCTGGAAATTCAGACAAAATCCCTCCCAACTCGTCAGTGCTTTTTGAG aTAGAACTGCTCAAATTCAACTTTGGAGAGACACTCACAGATGATGGCGGCCTCGTCCGAAGAATAAAGGTCAAAGGGGACAGCTACTTGAATCCCAATGACGGCGCAGTCGTAGATG TGCATCTGGAGGGGAGCTGTGACGGTCGACTGTTTGACATCAGGGACGTCAGCTTTGTTGTCAGTGAGTCAGAGGATAAAGGTGTTCCTCTGGGAGTAGACCGTGCCATGGAAAAGATGCAGAAAGGAGAATGTTGCATACTCTACTTAACACCAAA GTATGCTTATGGACGCAAAGGAAAGCCAGACTTTAAAATTGGGCCAGACAAGGACATTGTATATGAGGTAACCCTCAAAGGTTTTAAAAGG GCAAGAGAGTACTGGCAAATGGACCTGCAGGAAAAGCTAAGCCTGGCTTTAGAAATCAAGCAAAAAGGGAATCAGTATTATAAG gCAGGACACTACTACTATGCTGTCATCCAATACGAGCGTATTGTTTCCTGGTTTGAGATGGAGTTTGGTAAAGGTGTGGAGCAGCAGAGGCAAATTCGTGACTTTCTCTTGTCAGCCCACCTCAATTTAGCCTTGTGCTTACTGCGCATTCAAGATTTCTCTCTGGTAGTAGAGAACTGCAACAAG GCGATCGAACTTGACGAAAGCAACGAGAAAGCCTTGTATCGCCGGGGCGAGGCTCGTCTTCTCCGAAACGAGTTCACCCTGGCCTTGGCGGATTTTCAACACGTGCTGCAAGTCAATCCTGCCAATCGAGCAGCTCGCAGTCAGATTTCAAACTGCCAAAGCAAGATTAAGGAATATAACGAGCTGGACAAAAGGATTTACGCCAATATGTTCCAGAAGTTTGCAGAACATGACACCAAG CAACAGGATGGGAGGACAAGGAGGAAGTGCGATAATAGCGTGAGGAGCACCATGAACGAGGAACCGGGCATTAAACGGCGACGGAGCCAGGACCGCCCGTCATGA
- the fkbp5 gene encoding peptidyl-prolyl cis-trans isomerase FKBP5 isoform X2, whose product MTTDQESSTDGPSMAVTFAAKGTDITPTKDQGIIKVVKRQGHGECPMIGDRVTIHYTGRLLTGKKFDCSRDRKESFSFNVGKRQVLKAWDIGVLSMQRGELCTLLCKPEYAYGPAGNSDKIPPNSSVLFEIELLKFNFGETLTDDGGLVRRIKVKGDSYLNPNDGAVVDVHLEGSCDGRLFDIRDVSFVVSESEDKGVPLGVDRAMEKMQKGECCILYLTPKYAYGRKGKPDFKIGPDKDIVYEVTLKGFKRAREYWQMDLQEKLSLALEIKQKGNQYYKAGHYYYAVIQYERIVSWFEMEFGKGVEQQRQIRDFLLSAHLNLALCLLRIQDFSLVVENCNKAIELDESNEKALYRRGEARLLRNEFTLALADFQHVLQVNPANRAARSQISNCQSKIKEYNELDKRIYANMFQKFAEHDTKLL is encoded by the exons ATGACAACTGATCAAGAAAGTTCCACGGATGGGCCCTCGATGGCTGTTACGTTTGCAGCAAAGGGCACGGACATAACCCCTACAAAAGACCAAGGAATAATCAAG GTTGTCAAGCGGCAAGGGCATGGAGAATGCCCAATGATTGGGGACAGAGTGACAATCCATTACACTGGACGTCTCCTCACTGGAAAGAAGTTTGACTGTAGCCGAGATCGTAAGGAGTCGTTTTCCTTCAATGTTGGCAAGA GACAAGTTCTCAAAGCATGGGATATTGGCGTGTTATCAATGCAAAGAGGAGAGCTGTGCACGTTGCTGTGTAAACCAGAGTACGCTTACGGCCCCGCTGGAAATTCAGACAAAATCCCTCCCAACTCGTCAGTGCTTTTTGAG aTAGAACTGCTCAAATTCAACTTTGGAGAGACACTCACAGATGATGGCGGCCTCGTCCGAAGAATAAAGGTCAAAGGGGACAGCTACTTGAATCCCAATGACGGCGCAGTCGTAGATG TGCATCTGGAGGGGAGCTGTGACGGTCGACTGTTTGACATCAGGGACGTCAGCTTTGTTGTCAGTGAGTCAGAGGATAAAGGTGTTCCTCTGGGAGTAGACCGTGCCATGGAAAAGATGCAGAAAGGAGAATGTTGCATACTCTACTTAACACCAAA GTATGCTTATGGACGCAAAGGAAAGCCAGACTTTAAAATTGGGCCAGACAAGGACATTGTATATGAGGTAACCCTCAAAGGTTTTAAAAGG GCAAGAGAGTACTGGCAAATGGACCTGCAGGAAAAGCTAAGCCTGGCTTTAGAAATCAAGCAAAAAGGGAATCAGTATTATAAG gCAGGACACTACTACTATGCTGTCATCCAATACGAGCGTATTGTTTCCTGGTTTGAGATGGAGTTTGGTAAAGGTGTGGAGCAGCAGAGGCAAATTCGTGACTTTCTCTTGTCAGCCCACCTCAATTTAGCCTTGTGCTTACTGCGCATTCAAGATTTCTCTCTGGTAGTAGAGAACTGCAACAAG GCGATCGAACTTGACGAAAGCAACGAGAAAGCCTTGTATCGCCGGGGCGAGGCTCGTCTTCTCCGAAACGAGTTCACCCTGGCCTTGGCGGATTTTCAACACGTGCTGCAAGTCAATCCTGCCAATCGAGCAGCTCGCAGTCAGATTTCAAACTGCCAAAGCAAGATTAAGGAATATAACGAGCTGGACAAAAGGATTTACGCCAATATGTTCCAGAAGTTTGCAGAACATGACACCAAG ttatTATAG
- the LOC119122693 gene encoding sodium- and chloride-dependent GABA transporter 2-like isoform X2 yields MKCHTQIQAADAVTAFISAMEKPNDPEVKFKAKKETASPVIVARGQWSNKIEFLLAVAGQIIGLGNVWRFPYLCYKNGGGVFFVPYVLFLFTCGIPLFLLETALGQYTKQGAITCWKQICPLFSGMGYGSQVVVLYSSIYYIIILAWAFLYLFSSFSSELPWASCSNSWNTETCVEFSQRRVLNWTAAENATSPVREFWERRVLNVTGSVEELGGFRWELALCLLLSWVICYFCVWKGVKSTGKVVYFTATFPYLMLAVLLVRGLTLPGAIDGIKFYLYPEPSRLADPQVWMDAGTQIFYSYAICIGCLTALGSYNKYNNNCYKDCIYLCLLNSGTSFVAGFAIFSVLGFMAYEQNTDISKVAESGPGLAFIAYPRAVAMMPFPQIWAIFFFIMIILLGLDSEFVGLEALATGICDLKPSFFHVGHRRKLLLLFISVFCFFIGLVMVTEGGLYIFQLFDYYSCSGMTLLLFAIFQSVSVGWVYGADRFYDNIEDMIGYRPLPLIKHCLKYVTPVICMGTFFFSLVKYKPLKFNNTIEYPWWGYALGWWFTLSSTLNVPLWMVYNLMTTSGTLRQRFAILCTPSDRLAPKKVLEMQHVTHKSDVIL; encoded by the exons ATGAAGtgccacacacaaatacaggcTGCTGACGCCGTGACCGCCTTTATCAG tgcCATGGAAAAGCCAAATGACCCAGAGGTCAAGTTCAAGGCGAAGAAGGAAACCGCCTCTCCTGTCATTGTGGCCAGAGGACAGTGGTCCAACAAGATTGAGTTCCTTCTTGCAGTTGCTGGACAAATCATTGGACTTGGAAATGTTTGGCGATTTCCTTACTTGTGCTACAAAAATGGAGGCG GAGTCTTTTTTGTCCCTTATGTACTCTTCCTCTTCACATGTGGCATCCCTCTGTTTCTACTGGAGACAGCTCTCGGCCAGTACACCAAACAGGGCGCCATTACCTGCTGGAAGCAAATCTGTCCCCTTTTTTCAG GAATGGGTTATGGAAGTCAGGTGGTAGTTTTATACTCCAGCATCTATTACATCATCATATTGGCGTGGGCATTCTTGTACCTCTTCTCTTCCTTCAGCTCTGAGCTTCCGTGGGCAAGCTGCAGCAACAGCTGGAACACAG AGACGTGTGTGGAGTTCAGTCAAAGACGTGTTCTCAACTGGACTGCGGCAGAAAACGCAACATCCCCTGTGAGGGAGTTTTGGGA GAGAAGAGTACTGAACGTGACGGGAAGCGTCGAGGAGTTGGGCGGGTTTCGATGGGAGTTGGCGCTGTGTCTACTTTTGTCTTGGGTCATCTGCTACTTTTGCGTGTGGAAAGGAGTGAAGTCCACAGGAAAG GTTGTGTATTTCACGGCCACGTTTCCGTACTTGATGTTGGCCGTGCTGCTTGTCCGTGGGCTGACGCTGCCCGGGGCCATAGATGGCATCAAATTTTACCTCTACCCCGAACCATCCCGCCTGGCTGATCCACAG GTCTGGATGGACGCCGGCacgcaaatattttattcttatgCGATTTGCATCGGTTGTTTGACGGCACTTGGAAGTTATAACAAGTACAACAATAACTGTTACAA AGACTGCATCTACTTGTGCCTCCTGAACAGCGGGACCAGTTTTGTGGCCGGTTTTGCAATCTTCTCAGTTCTTGGATTCATGGCTTATGAGCAAAACACAGACATATCCAAAGTAGCGGAATCAG GTCCCGGCCTGGCCTTCATCGCTTACCCTCGAGCTGTGGCCATGATGCCGTTTCCACAGATTtgggccattttctttttcatcatgATCATCCTGCTCGGATTGGACAGTGAG TTTGTAGGTCTGGAAGCTCTTGCAACCGGCATTTGTGACCTGAAACCTTCCTTTTTCCACGTCGGCCATAGACGCAAACTACTTTTGCTCTTCATCAGTGTTTTCTGTTTCTTTATCGGCCTCGTAATGGTCACTGAA GGTGGATTGTACATCTTTCAATTGTTTGACTATTACTCCTGCAGCGGGATGACTCTGCTTCTCTTTGCCATATTTCAGTCTGTGTCTGTTGGGTGGGTTTATG GAGCAGATCGTTTCTATGACAACATTGAGGACATGATTGGATACAGGCCTTTACCGCTGATTAAACACTGCTTGAAATATGTCACCCCGGTAATCTGCATG GgaacatttttcttctccttggtGAAATACAAACCTCTGAAGTTCAACAACACCATTGAGTATCCGTGGTGGGGTTATGCTTTGGGTTGGTGGTTCACTCTGTCTTCCACACTCAACGTTCCTTTATGGATGGTGTACAACTTGATGACCACTTCCGGGACACTTCGTCAG CGCTTCGCCATCCTTTGTACGCCGTCTGATCGTTTGGCGCCCAAGAAAGTACTTGAAATGCAGCACGTAACGCACAAATCCGATGTCATATTGTGA
- the LOC119122693 gene encoding sodium- and chloride-dependent GABA transporter 2-like isoform X1: MKCHTQIQAADAVTAFISAMEKPNDPEVKFKAKKETASPVIVARGQWSNKIEFLLAVAGQIIGLGNVWRFPYLCYKNGGGVFFVPYVLFLFTCGIPLFLLETALGQYTKQGAITCWKQICPLFSGMGYGSQVVVLYSSIYYIIILAWAFLYLFSSFSSELPWASCSNSWNTETCVEFSQRRVLNWTAAENATSPVREFWERRVLNVTGSVEELGGFRWELALCLLLSWVICYFCVWKGVKSTGKVVYFTATFPYLMLAVLLVRGLTLPGAIDGIKFYLYPEPSRLADPQVWMDAGTQIFYSYAICIGCLTALGSYNKYNNNCYKDCIYLCLLNSGTSFVAGFAIFSVLGFMAYEQNTDISKVAESGPGLAFIAYPRAVAMMPFPQIWAIFFFIMIILLGLDSEFVGLEALATGICDLKPSFFHVGHRRKLLLLFISVFCFFIGLVMVTEVRQNHLYFLWFLRFFFFLFLSILKLSPFTQGGLYIFQLFDYYSCSGMTLLLFAIFQSVSVGWVYGADRFYDNIEDMIGYRPLPLIKHCLKYVTPVICMGTFFFSLVKYKPLKFNNTIEYPWWGYALGWWFTLSSTLNVPLWMVYNLMTTSGTLRQRFAILCTPSDRLAPKKVLEMQHVTHKSDVIL, encoded by the exons ATGAAGtgccacacacaaatacaggcTGCTGACGCCGTGACCGCCTTTATCAG tgcCATGGAAAAGCCAAATGACCCAGAGGTCAAGTTCAAGGCGAAGAAGGAAACCGCCTCTCCTGTCATTGTGGCCAGAGGACAGTGGTCCAACAAGATTGAGTTCCTTCTTGCAGTTGCTGGACAAATCATTGGACTTGGAAATGTTTGGCGATTTCCTTACTTGTGCTACAAAAATGGAGGCG GAGTCTTTTTTGTCCCTTATGTACTCTTCCTCTTCACATGTGGCATCCCTCTGTTTCTACTGGAGACAGCTCTCGGCCAGTACACCAAACAGGGCGCCATTACCTGCTGGAAGCAAATCTGTCCCCTTTTTTCAG GAATGGGTTATGGAAGTCAGGTGGTAGTTTTATACTCCAGCATCTATTACATCATCATATTGGCGTGGGCATTCTTGTACCTCTTCTCTTCCTTCAGCTCTGAGCTTCCGTGGGCAAGCTGCAGCAACAGCTGGAACACAG AGACGTGTGTGGAGTTCAGTCAAAGACGTGTTCTCAACTGGACTGCGGCAGAAAACGCAACATCCCCTGTGAGGGAGTTTTGGGA GAGAAGAGTACTGAACGTGACGGGAAGCGTCGAGGAGTTGGGCGGGTTTCGATGGGAGTTGGCGCTGTGTCTACTTTTGTCTTGGGTCATCTGCTACTTTTGCGTGTGGAAAGGAGTGAAGTCCACAGGAAAG GTTGTGTATTTCACGGCCACGTTTCCGTACTTGATGTTGGCCGTGCTGCTTGTCCGTGGGCTGACGCTGCCCGGGGCCATAGATGGCATCAAATTTTACCTCTACCCCGAACCATCCCGCCTGGCTGATCCACAG GTCTGGATGGACGCCGGCacgcaaatattttattcttatgCGATTTGCATCGGTTGTTTGACGGCACTTGGAAGTTATAACAAGTACAACAATAACTGTTACAA AGACTGCATCTACTTGTGCCTCCTGAACAGCGGGACCAGTTTTGTGGCCGGTTTTGCAATCTTCTCAGTTCTTGGATTCATGGCTTATGAGCAAAACACAGACATATCCAAAGTAGCGGAATCAG GTCCCGGCCTGGCCTTCATCGCTTACCCTCGAGCTGTGGCCATGATGCCGTTTCCACAGATTtgggccattttctttttcatcatgATCATCCTGCTCGGATTGGACAGTGAG TTTGTAGGTCTGGAAGCTCTTGCAACCGGCATTTGTGACCTGAAACCTTCCTTTTTCCACGTCGGCCATAGACGCAAACTACTTTTGCTCTTCATCAGTGTTTTCTGTTTCTTTATCGGCCTCGTAATGGTCACTGAAGTAAGGCAGAATCATCTTTACTTTTTGTGGTTccttcgattttttttttttctttttctttccattctaAAGTTGTCTCCTTTCACACAGGGTGGATTGTACATCTTTCAATTGTTTGACTATTACTCCTGCAGCGGGATGACTCTGCTTCTCTTTGCCATATTTCAGTCTGTGTCTGTTGGGTGGGTTTATG GAGCAGATCGTTTCTATGACAACATTGAGGACATGATTGGATACAGGCCTTTACCGCTGATTAAACACTGCTTGAAATATGTCACCCCGGTAATCTGCATG GgaacatttttcttctccttggtGAAATACAAACCTCTGAAGTTCAACAACACCATTGAGTATCCGTGGTGGGGTTATGCTTTGGGTTGGTGGTTCACTCTGTCTTCCACACTCAACGTTCCTTTATGGATGGTGTACAACTTGATGACCACTTCCGGGACACTTCGTCAG CGCTTCGCCATCCTTTGTACGCCGTCTGATCGTTTGGCGCCCAAGAAAGTACTTGAAATGCAGCACGTAACGCACAAATCCGATGTCATATTGTGA
- the LOC119123163 gene encoding sodium- and chloride-dependent GABA transporter 2-like has translation MEPIQLNTWNDRTKAVTAPKRQQREQWSRKMEYILAVAGGVVGLGNIWRFPYLCYKNGGGVFLVPYLLFFCTCGVPLFLLETSLGQYTRQGGVACWRKICPLFQALGYGNQLFLFYLALCYIILLAWAFRYLFSSFSSELPWANCLNSWNTDKCFEYRPNQTLQEFRNGTSSVVEYWERRILELSSGIEHVGNIRWDLALCLLLAWLVCILCIWNGVKTTGKVVYFTATFPYVMLLVLLVRGVTLPGAKEGIKFYLYPDVSRLSDPMVWLDASSQIFYSYAVSLGILTNLSSYNKYTNNCYRDCIYLCLLNGLTSFVAGFAVFSVLGFMAKEHGVDISIVVESGPGLAFIAFPRAVDLMPFPQLWAICFFSMIIFIGIDTEFVNIEGLVTNIVDMFPSIFGNEYRRKLLLLAIGIASFFVGLLMVTEGGLYVFQVFDHYGCSGVTLLFFAILESVCIGWFYGADRLYDNIKDMIGYHPWAFMKYCWRYLTPAICTCTLVFSLVKYTPLKFRNTYEYPWWGYAIGGVLALSTPILVLLKMLHAVSVTPGTLKQRLKILCTPAADLPCPVSRKAMNQQEECQLFMHAG, from the exons ATGGAGCCCATACAATTGAACACATGGAACGACAGGACCAAAGCAGTGACTGCACCCAAAAGGCAGCAGAGAGAGCAGTGGTCCAGGAAAATGGAATACATCTTGGCTGTTGCAGGAGGTGTTGTTGGCTTGGGAAATATCTGGAGATTCCCATACCTTTGCTACAAAAATGGAGGAG GAGTCTTCCTCGTACCGTATTTGTTGTTCTTCTGCACATGTGGTGTGCCCCTCTTCTTACTGGAGACATCGCTGGGCCAGTACACCAGACAGGGTGGAGTGGCATGCTGGAGAAAAATCTGTCCTCTGTTTCAAg CCTTAGGATATGGAAACCAGCTATTTCTTTTCTACTTGGCGTTGTGTTACATCATCCTACTTGCTTGGGCCTTCCGCTACCTGTTCTCATCCTTCTCATCTGAGCTCCCGTGGGCCAATTGCCTCAACAGCTGGAACACAG ACAAGTGTTTTGAGTACAGACCCAATCAAACACTGCAAGAATTCAGAAATGGCACATCTTCAGTTGTAGAGTATTGGGA GAGGAGAATTTTGGAATTATCAAGTGGAATTGAACATGTAGGAAACATTCGATGGGACCTAGCACTTTGTCTTCTTCTTGCCTGGCTAGTGTGTATCCTCTGTATTTGGAATGGAGTGAAGACCACTGGGAAG GTGGTCTACTTCACCGCCACATTTCCATATGTCATGCTGTTGGTGTTGCTTGTTCGTGGTGTGACATTGCCAGGAGCCAAGGAAGGAATCAAGTTCTACCTCTACCCAGATGTGTCCCGGCTCAGCGATCCAATG GTATGGCTGGATGCCAGCAGCCAGATCTTCTACTCCTATGCGGTCTCGCTCGGGATTCTGACAAATCTAAGTAGCTACAACAAGTACACAAACAACTGCTACAG GGACTGTATTTATCTGTGCCTGCTGAATGGGTTGACCAGCTTTGTAGCCGGCTTTGCTGTCTTTTCTGTTCTTGGCTTTATGGCAAAGGAGCACGGTGTGGATATATCCATTGTGGTTGAATCAG GTCCGGGATTGGCATTCATCGCTTTCCCTCGCGCTGTGGATCTGATGCCTTTTCCTCAACTTTGGGCCATTTGCTTCTTTTCTATGATCATCTTTATAGGAATAGATACTGAG TTTGTAAATATAGAGGGACTGGTCACAAACATAGTTGACATGTTCCCTTCCATCTTTGGAAATGAATATCGACGTaaacttcttcttcttgcaaTTGGTATTGCCAGCTTCTTCGTAGGGCTTCTGATGGTTACAGAG GGAGGCCTCTATGTTTTCCAGGTGTTTGACCACTACGGCTGCAGTGGGGTGACTCTTCTCTTTTTTGCCATTCTTGAGTCTGTCTGCATCGGGTGGTTTTATG GGGCAGATCGTTTGTACGACAACATAAAGGACATGATTGGCTATCATCCATGGGCTTTTATGAAATATTGTTGGCGGTACCTGACACCAGCTATTTGCACT TGCACTTTGGTATTTAGTTTAGTGAAATACACACCACTCAAGTTCAGGAACACTTACGAATACCCGTGGTGGGGATATGCAATTGGAGGAGTCCTCGCTCTGTCGACGCCAATTCTAGTGCTGTTGAAGATGCTCCATGCTGTCAGTGTCACTCCTGGAACGCTTAAACAG AGACTGAAAATTCTGTGCACACCAGCAGCAGACTTACCTTGTCCTGTATCGAGGAAAGCAATGAATCAACAGGAGGAATGTCAGTTGTTTATGCATGCCGGATAA
- the LOC119122701 gene encoding sodium- and chloride-dependent GABA transporter 2-like, producing MEKLNDPEVKFKVKKETASPGPVIVARGQWSNKREFLLAVAGEIIGLGNVWRFPYLCYKNGGGVFLIPYVVFLFACGIPLFLLEIALGQYTKQGAITCWKQICPLFGGIGYGTLVVVLYSSIYYIIILVWAFVYLFSSFTSQLPWASCRNSWNTETCVELNETRVLNWTVTENATSPVREFWERRVLNLTGSAHEMGNVRWELALFLLFSWIICYFCVWKGVKSTGKVVYFTATFPYLMLAVLLVRGLTLPGAIDGIKFYLYPEPSRLADPQVWMDAGTQIFFSYALCVGCLTALGSYNKYDNNCYKDCIYLCLLNSGTSFVAGFAIFSVLGFMAYEQNTDVSKVAESGPGLAFIAYPRAVAMMPFPQIWAIFFFIMIILLGLDSEFVTMEALATGICDMKPSVFYVGHRRKLLLLLITVVCFFIGLSMVTEGGLYIFQLFDYYSCSGMTLLLFATFQSVCIGWAYGADRFYDNIEDMIGYRPLPLIKHVLKYVTPVVCMGTFIFSLVKYKPLKFNDTIEYPWWGYALGWWFVLSSTLIVPVWMVYKLMRTPGTLRQRFTILCTPSEDLSSSKSDNDVLEQTDTML from the exons ATGGAAAAGCTAAATGACCCAGAGGTCAAGTTCAAGGTGAAGAAGGAAACTGCCTCTCCTGGACCTGTCATTGTGGCCAGAGGACAGTGGTCAAATAAAAGAGAGTTTCTCCTCGCAGTTgctggagaaatcattggaCTTGGAAATGTATGGCGGTTTCCTTACCTGTGCTACAAAAATGGAGGCG GGGTGTTCTTGATCCCTTATGTAGTCTTCCTTTTTGCATGTGGCATCCCTCTATTTCTGCTGGAGATCGCTCTCGGCCAGTACACCAAACAGGGCGCCATTACCTGCTGGAAGCAAATCTGTCCCCTCTTCGGAG GGATTGGTTATGGAACTCTGGTTGTAGTCCTATATTCCAGCATCTATTACATCATCATATTGGTGTGGGCATTTGTGTacctcttctcctccttcacCTCTCAGCTTCCATGGGCAAGCTGCAGAAACAGCTGGAacacag AGACGTGTGTGGAGTTAAATGAAACACGTGTTCTCAACTGGACTGTGACAGAAAACGCGACATCCCCTGTGAGGGAGTTTTGGGA GCGAAGAGTACTGAACCTGACGGGAAGTGCCCACGAGATGGGTAATGTTCGATGGGAGTTGgctttgtttcttcttttttcttggaTCATCTGTTACTTTTGCGTGTGGAAAGGAGTGAAGTCCACAGGAAAG GTTGTGTATTTTACGGCCACATTTCCGTACTTGATGTTGGCCGTGCTGCTTGTCCGTGGGCTGACGCTGCCCGGGGCCATAGATGGCATCAAATTTTACCTCTACCCCGAGCCATCCCGCCTGGCTGATCCGCAG GTCTGGATGGATGCCGGCacgcaaatatttttttcgtATGCTCTTTGCGTCGGTTGTTTGACGGCGCTTGGAAGCTATAACAAGTACGACAATAACTGCTACAA AGATTGCATCTATTTGTGCCTGCTGAACAGCGGGACCAGTTTTGTGGCCGGTTTTGCCATCTTTTCAGTTCTTGGATTCATGGCTTATGAGCAGAACACGGACGTATCCAAAGTAGCAGAATCAG GTCCCGGCCTGGCCTTCATCGCTTACCCACGAGCTGTGGCCATGATGCCGTTTCCACAGATTtgggccattttctttttcatcatgATCATCCTGCTTGGATTGGACAGTGAG TTTGTTACGATGGAAGCTCTTGCGACTGGAATTTGCGACATGAAACCTTCCGTCTTCTATGTTGGCCATCGACGCAAACTACTTCTTCTCCTCATCACTGTTGTGTGTTTCTTCATTGGCCTCTCCATGGTCACTGAA GGTGGATTATACATCTTTCAGTTGTTTGACTACTATTCCTGCAGCGGGATGACTCTGCTTCTCTTTGCCACATTTCAGTCCGTGTGTATTGGGTGGGCTTATG GAGCAGATCGTTTCTATGACAACATTGAGGACATGATTGGATACAGGCCTTTACCGCTGATTAAACACGTCTTGAAATATGTCACTCCAGTCGTCTGCATG GGAACATTTATCTTCTCCTTGGTGAAATACAAACCTCTAAAGTTCAACGACACCATTGAGTATCCGTGGTGGGGTTATGCTTTGGGTTGGTGGTTTGTACTGTCTTCCACACTCATCGTTCCTGTATGGATGGTGTACAAACTGATGAGAACTCCCGGGACTCTTCGTCAG CGGTTCACCATCCTTTGCACTCCATCTGAAGATCTTTCGTCATCCAAATCGGACAACGATGTacttgaacagacagacaCCATGTTGTGA